A region from the Aeromicrobium choanae genome encodes:
- a CDS encoding L,D-transpeptidase has translation MSTWAARAVGLLTVMVLAASCTGGGAASPADEVEEKAPLSISASVDDGAADVAVDSVVTVDGFDGQLADVSLASDDGKSTVPGEIHGVRWTASGLLEPATSYVLKALGTGDDGKPVTTISRFTTRALTLDEQTYPAVAPLEGETVGIGMPVIVSFDVPVIDRAAFEKRMKVTAQPATAGGWYWLSNNTAHWRPKQYWKPGTEVSVDLGLNSVHAGNGVYGQQDQHVKFRVGRSVMTVVDTSRHRATVKINGKNVRTIPVSTGDADHRSRNGIKVVMEKHRSIDMDAATTGVDSDDPGYYNLKGVKWAMRVTNSGEFLHAAPWSAAAQGNANVSHGCVGMSTKDAAWVFAQSKRGDVVSYVGSPRRLEPGNGWTDWNRSWDEWLEGSALGEDAEGA, from the coding sequence GTGAGTACGTGGGCAGCGCGGGCCGTGGGCCTGCTGACGGTGATGGTCCTGGCAGCGTCGTGCACCGGCGGCGGAGCGGCGAGCCCGGCCGACGAGGTCGAGGAGAAGGCGCCGCTGAGCATCTCGGCGAGCGTCGACGACGGTGCCGCGGACGTTGCCGTCGACTCGGTCGTCACCGTCGACGGCTTCGACGGCCAGCTGGCGGATGTCTCGCTGGCCTCCGACGACGGGAAGTCGACCGTTCCCGGCGAGATCCACGGAGTGCGCTGGACGGCATCCGGTCTCCTCGAGCCCGCCACGTCCTACGTGCTGAAGGCCTTGGGCACCGGCGACGACGGGAAGCCGGTCACCACGATCTCGCGGTTCACCACCCGCGCCCTGACCCTCGACGAGCAGACGTACCCGGCGGTCGCGCCCCTCGAGGGGGAGACCGTCGGCATCGGGATGCCCGTGATCGTGAGCTTCGACGTCCCGGTCATCGACCGCGCGGCGTTCGAGAAGCGGATGAAGGTCACGGCCCAGCCGGCCACCGCGGGCGGCTGGTACTGGCTCAGCAACAACACCGCGCACTGGCGGCCGAAGCAGTACTGGAAGCCGGGCACCGAGGTCTCGGTCGACCTCGGACTCAACAGCGTGCACGCGGGCAACGGCGTCTACGGCCAGCAGGACCAGCACGTGAAGTTCCGTGTCGGCCGTTCGGTGATGACCGTCGTGGACACGAGCCGGCACCGGGCCACGGTGAAGATCAACGGGAAGAACGTGCGCACGATCCCGGTCTCGACGGGCGACGCCGACCACCGCAGCCGCAACGGCATCAAGGTCGTGATGGAGAAGCACCGGTCGATCGACATGGACGCCGCCACCACGGGCGTGGACTCCGACGACCCCGGCTACTACAACCTCAAGGGCGTGAAGTGGGCGATGCGCGTCACGAACTCGGGGGAGTTCCTGCACGCGGCGCCGTGGTCGGCCGCGGCCCAGGGCAACGCCAACGTGAGCCACGGCTGTGTCGGCATGAGCACCAAGGACGCGGCGTGGGTGTTCGCGCAGAGCAAGCGTGGCGACGTGGTCAGCTATGTGGGCAGCCCTCGCCGGCTCGAGCCGGGCAACGGCTGGACCGACTGGAACCGTTCGTGGGACGAGTGGCTCGAGGGTTCGGCCCTCGGGGAGGACGCCGAGGGCGCCTGA
- a CDS encoding HhH-GPD-type base excision DNA repair protein, which yields MSLSITGDPTADQLLTDDPFALLVGMLLDQQIAMEAAFSGPAKILDRVGTLDPADLAGQEPEAFEAVFRQTPAVHRYPGSMAGRVQALAASVRDEWGGDATAIWTQGSPDGPEVLKRLKALPGFGEQKAKIFLALLGKQYGYDGAGWREAAGDYGQPGHRSVADITSPESLVKVREFKREQKAAAKAAKGS from the coding sequence ATGAGCCTCTCGATCACCGGCGACCCCACCGCCGACCAGCTGCTGACCGACGACCCCTTCGCCCTGCTCGTGGGCATGCTGCTGGACCAGCAGATCGCGATGGAGGCGGCGTTCTCCGGCCCCGCGAAGATCCTCGACCGGGTGGGCACGCTCGACCCCGCGGACCTCGCCGGGCAGGAGCCGGAGGCGTTCGAGGCGGTCTTCCGCCAGACCCCGGCCGTGCACCGCTACCCCGGCTCCATGGCCGGGCGGGTGCAGGCCCTCGCCGCGTCCGTGCGCGACGAGTGGGGCGGCGACGCGACCGCGATCTGGACCCAGGGCTCCCCCGACGGTCCCGAGGTCCTCAAGCGGCTCAAGGCGCTGCCGGGGTTCGGCGAGCAGAAGGCCAAGATCTTCCTCGCCCTGCTGGGCAAGCAGTACGGCTACGACGGCGCCGGCTGGCGCGAGGCGGCCGGCGACTACGGGCAGCCGGGCCACCGGAGCGTCGCCGACATCACGAGCCCTGAATCGCTCGTGAAGGTCCGCGAGTTCAAGCGCGAGCAGAAGGCCGCCGCGAAGGCCGCCAAGGGCAGCTGA
- the pstC gene encoding phosphate ABC transporter permease subunit PstC gives MTTVLPTRAPSDAAPDAPRAIGGGQAGADRVFDLAMRATGTTVLLITGGIGLFLALQAVPTLRHYGLSFFTETQWEPDADVVGIGSVLVGTFSVAAVALVVAFPLALATALFISEYAPARLRGPLISMVDLMAAVPSIIYGLWGFFLLQPHASSVARWMHQHLGFLPFFEVKADPGAAIWEQSRYTASAFIAGLAVAMMVIPMACAIMRQVFSQAPLGEREAAYALGATRWGMIRSVVLPFGRGGIIGGTMLGLGRALGETIAVLLIISPAFVLKPRVLEIGTNTVSALIAGRFGEASGGQLQALLTAGFVLFVITLLINTAAAVVVSRSRSGAGTDA, from the coding sequence GTGACCACGGTCCTGCCCACCCGGGCGCCGTCCGATGCTGCACCGGACGCCCCCCGCGCCATCGGCGGCGGCCAGGCCGGCGCCGACCGCGTCTTCGACCTCGCGATGCGCGCCACCGGGACGACGGTCCTGCTGATCACCGGCGGGATCGGCCTCTTCCTGGCGCTGCAGGCGGTGCCGACCCTGCGCCACTACGGGCTCTCGTTCTTCACCGAGACGCAGTGGGAGCCGGACGCGGACGTCGTCGGCATCGGCTCGGTCCTCGTCGGCACGTTCTCGGTCGCCGCCGTCGCGCTCGTCGTCGCGTTCCCGCTCGCTCTCGCCACGGCGCTGTTCATCAGCGAGTACGCGCCGGCGCGGCTGCGGGGACCGCTCATCTCGATGGTCGACCTGATGGCGGCCGTGCCCAGCATCATCTACGGGCTGTGGGGGTTCTTCCTGCTCCAGCCGCACGCCAGCTCGGTGGCCAGGTGGATGCACCAGCACCTCGGCTTCCTCCCGTTCTTCGAGGTCAAGGCCGATCCCGGGGCCGCGATCTGGGAGCAGAGCCGTTACACGGCCTCGGCCTTCATCGCCGGCCTCGCTGTGGCGATGATGGTGATCCCCATGGCGTGCGCCATCATGCGCCAGGTGTTCAGCCAGGCGCCGCTCGGCGAGCGGGAGGCGGCGTACGCGCTCGGCGCCACGCGGTGGGGCATGATCCGCTCGGTCGTGCTGCCCTTCGGGCGTGGCGGCATCATCGGCGGCACGATGCTCGGCCTGGGCCGTGCCCTCGGCGAGACGATCGCCGTCCTGCTGATCATCTCGCCCGCCTTCGTCCTGAAGCCCCGCGTCCTCGAGATCGGCACCAACACGGTCTCGGCCTTGATCGCAGGACGGTTCGGCGAGGCCAGCGGGGGACAGCTCCAGGCCCTGCTGACGGCCGGCTTCGTCCTGTTCGTGATCACACTCCTCATCAACACCGCGGCGGCCGTCGTCGTCTCGCGGAGCCGTTCCGGAGCGGGGACCGACGCATGA
- the pstA gene encoding phosphate ABC transporter permease PstA, protein MSTTIARSEPATPQPPAGTRRLSTVTAEDRFVEIGSWVAGFSLAWIVNARLLPWTGLLPLVISTVVAGLGVLAVATAMTEPRPVVVDRVVAALVHVAALIVAVALLSTVAFIVYRGLGALFHFSLLTQDMSGVGPRDAFDRGGILHAVVGSLIQVGIAVLVTVPLGIGTAVFMTEVGGRYARIVRTVVEAMTALPSIVAGLFIYTTLIVALGIDRSGFAAAMALGVMMLPIIARAADVVLRVVPGGLREASLALGASRWRTVWHVVLPTARPGLATALILGVARGIGETSPVLLTSGAASFLVLDPTDGVMNSLPLFIYSTVRSGEPMYIERAFAAATVLLLLVLVLFAIARRLARPRKVSR, encoded by the coding sequence ATGAGCACGACCATCGCCCGGTCCGAGCCGGCCACGCCCCAGCCGCCCGCCGGCACCCGCCGGCTCTCCACCGTGACGGCCGAGGACCGCTTCGTCGAGATCGGCTCGTGGGTGGCCGGCTTCTCACTGGCGTGGATCGTGAACGCGCGGCTGCTGCCGTGGACGGGGCTCCTGCCGCTCGTCATCTCGACCGTCGTCGCCGGCCTGGGCGTGCTGGCCGTGGCCACGGCGATGACCGAGCCGCGACCCGTGGTCGTCGACCGTGTCGTCGCGGCACTCGTCCACGTCGCGGCCCTCATCGTCGCCGTCGCCCTGTTGTCGACCGTGGCGTTCATCGTGTACCGCGGGCTGGGCGCACTGTTCCACTTCTCGCTGCTGACGCAGGACATGTCGGGCGTCGGGCCACGGGACGCGTTCGACCGCGGAGGCATCCTGCACGCGGTCGTCGGCTCCCTGATCCAGGTGGGCATCGCCGTGCTGGTCACCGTGCCGCTCGGGATCGGCACGGCGGTCTTCATGACCGAGGTCGGTGGCCGCTACGCGCGCATCGTCCGCACCGTCGTGGAGGCGATGACGGCGCTGCCGTCGATCGTGGCCGGGCTGTTCATCTACACGACCCTCATCGTGGCCCTCGGGATCGACCGATCCGGGTTCGCGGCCGCGATGGCGCTGGGTGTGATGATGCTCCCGATCATCGCCCGCGCCGCCGACGTGGTGCTGCGCGTCGTTCCCGGCGGCCTGCGCGAGGCGAGTCTGGCCCTCGGTGCGTCGCGGTGGCGCACGGTCTGGCACGTGGTCCTGCCCACCGCCCGGCCGGGCCTGGCCACGGCCCTGATCCTCGGCGTCGCGCGGGGGATCGGCGAGACCTCGCCCGTGCTCCTGACCTCCGGTGCCGCCTCCTTCCTCGTCCTCGACCCGACCGACGGCGTGATGAACTCCCTGCCGCTGTTCATCTACTCGACCGTGCGCAGCGGTGAGCCGATGTACATCGAGCGCGCCTTCGCGGCCGCCACCGTCCTGCTCCTGCTGGTGCTCGTGCTCTTCGCGATCGCTCGCCGCCTCGCCCGCCCCCGAAAGGTCTCCCGATGA
- a CDS encoding substrate-binding domain-containing protein, with amino-acid sequence MTLSPLRSRYQRLALVLAVMSVVALASIRPAHAAYAQIEGSGSTWSEVIVQQWIADVNANGMKVTYNGGGSSQGRKAFAQHVTDFGITEIPYQGKDESGNADTAGSREFAYMPIIAGGTAFSYQIRVGGKLVKNLRLSGETLSKIFTNQITNWNDPAIAKDNNGRKLPSLKIIPVVRSDGSGTTAQFTRWMDAQYPKVWRGFFGKSGLTSYYPRRGDTIAAAGSDQVMNTIAGAAGNGTIGYVEYSYPVNKKFPVVKVLNRSGFFVEPTQYNVAVALTKARINTDKGSQNYLTQILDGVYNAADPRAYPLSSYSYMLLPTGASDRRMTTTKRQTLADFMYYSLCEGQSKAGAYGYSPLPLNLVKAGFDQLKRLKAADPKVEIAGRDVKSCNNPTFVAGDLSKNKLAEIAPKPAACDKAGAGPCDGGTGSAPTTLEEAEKTAKDSSAGASTGAGGGPSAAVDAAPESGAIDPVTGDAVQAAGATGGNAQAVPVELTSSRPGDSRVFGTVAALELLAIVLIPGMVAAFLRRRGEVR; translated from the coding sequence ATGACCCTGTCCCCGCTCCGCAGCCGGTACCAGCGCCTCGCTCTCGTGCTGGCGGTGATGTCCGTCGTGGCGCTGGCGTCGATCCGCCCGGCGCACGCCGCGTACGCCCAGATCGAGGGATCGGGCTCCACCTGGTCCGAGGTGATCGTGCAGCAGTGGATCGCCGACGTGAACGCGAACGGCATGAAGGTCACGTACAACGGAGGCGGGTCCTCGCAGGGGCGCAAGGCCTTCGCGCAGCACGTCACCGACTTCGGCATCACCGAGATCCCCTACCAGGGCAAGGACGAGAGCGGCAACGCCGACACCGCGGGGAGCCGCGAGTTCGCCTACATGCCGATCATCGCCGGCGGCACCGCGTTCTCGTACCAGATCCGCGTCGGCGGGAAGCTGGTCAAGAACCTGAGGCTCTCCGGCGAGACACTGTCCAAGATCTTCACGAACCAGATCACGAACTGGAACGACCCGGCGATCGCGAAGGACAACAACGGCCGCAAGCTGCCGTCGCTGAAGATCATCCCGGTGGTCCGATCCGACGGCTCGGGCACCACCGCGCAGTTCACCCGCTGGATGGATGCCCAGTACCCCAAGGTGTGGCGCGGCTTCTTCGGCAAGTCCGGCCTGACCTCGTACTACCCGCGGCGTGGTGACACGATCGCCGCGGCCGGCTCCGACCAGGTGATGAACACCATCGCGGGGGCGGCCGGCAACGGGACCATCGGCTACGTCGAGTACTCGTACCCGGTCAACAAGAAGTTCCCGGTCGTCAAGGTGCTGAACCGCTCCGGCTTCTTCGTCGAGCCGACCCAGTACAACGTGGCGGTCGCCCTCACCAAGGCGCGGATCAACACCGACAAGGGCTCCCAGAACTACCTGACCCAGATCCTCGACGGCGTCTACAACGCGGCGGACCCGCGCGCGTACCCGCTGAGCTCGTACTCCTACATGCTGCTGCCGACGGGTGCGTCCGATCGCCGGATGACCACGACGAAGCGCCAGACGCTGGCGGACTTCATGTACTACTCGCTGTGCGAGGGGCAGTCCAAGGCCGGCGCCTACGGCTACTCGCCGCTGCCGCTGAACCTGGTGAAGGCCGGATTCGACCAGCTGAAGCGGCTCAAGGCCGCCGATCCGAAGGTCGAGATCGCCGGGCGCGACGTGAAGTCGTGCAACAACCCCACCTTCGTCGCGGGCGACCTGTCGAAGAACAAGCTCGCCGAGATCGCCCCGAAGCCGGCGGCCTGCGACAAGGCCGGTGCCGGACCCTGCGACGGCGGAACCGGCTCGGCGCCCACCACGCTGGAGGAGGCCGAGAAGACGGCGAAGGACTCGTCCGCAGGGGCGTCCACCGGCGCGGGGGGCGGCCCGTCCGCAGCGGTGGACGCCGCGCCCGAGAGCGGGGCCATCGACCCCGTGACGGGCGATGCCGTGCAGGCCGCCGGCGCGACGGGCGGCAACGCCCAGGCCGTGCCGGTCGAGCTGACGTCGTCACGGCCGGGGGACTCACGGGTCTTCGGCACCGTGGCGGCCCTCGAGCTGCTCGCGATCGTGTTGATACCCGGGATGGTGGCGGCGTTCCTGCGTCGTCGAGGAGAGGTCCGATGA
- a CDS encoding sortase, which translates to MTTWSVRVPGRRAKPRPVAAPVALPAEIAVVTEALTVVAVVCAWVVLQLLVLGGVSHDRAQHVLHAQFRTDLASATAPVGGVIDPGTPVSTLTIPGRGISEVVVEGTASSQTLGGPGHRRDTVLPGQPGTSVLYGRSSTFGAPFGGLDDLRVGDPIMTVTGQGRAAYEVSGLRRAGDPLPQPLAPGAGRLVLVGAEGQGRLAALSPGAVVFVDAELVSKPHEAGAPRVPSVPEAEQPMGRDTSVLPLLALVLAGVAAVVALATYARARLGRARAWVLLSAPLVALAWIATDLGVSLLPNLV; encoded by the coding sequence GTGACCACCTGGAGCGTGCGGGTGCCGGGGCGGCGGGCGAAGCCACGACCCGTGGCCGCACCGGTCGCCCTGCCGGCCGAGATCGCGGTCGTGACCGAGGCGCTGACCGTGGTCGCGGTCGTGTGCGCCTGGGTCGTCCTGCAGCTGCTCGTCCTCGGCGGGGTCTCGCACGACCGTGCCCAGCACGTGCTCCACGCCCAGTTCCGCACGGACCTCGCCTCCGCCACCGCGCCGGTCGGCGGAGTCATCGATCCCGGCACGCCGGTCTCCACGCTGACCATCCCCGGCCGGGGCATCAGCGAGGTGGTGGTCGAGGGCACCGCATCGAGCCAGACACTCGGCGGACCCGGGCACCGGCGCGACACCGTCCTGCCGGGACAGCCCGGCACCTCGGTCCTCTACGGACGCAGCAGCACCTTCGGCGCACCGTTCGGCGGGCTCGACGACCTGCGCGTCGGCGACCCGATCATGACCGTCACGGGGCAGGGCCGGGCGGCCTACGAGGTCAGTGGGCTCAGGCGCGCGGGCGACCCGCTGCCGCAGCCGCTGGCACCGGGCGCGGGCCGGCTCGTACTCGTCGGCGCCGAGGGTCAGGGCCGCCTCGCGGCACTGTCCCCGGGCGCGGTGGTCTTCGTGGACGCGGAGCTCGTCTCCAAGCCGCACGAGGCCGGGGCTCCTCGCGTGCCCTCGGTGCCCGAGGCGGAGCAGCCCATGGGCCGTGACACGTCCGTCCTGCCCCTGCTGGCGCTGGTCCTGGCCGGCGTCGCAGCGGTGGTCGCACTCGCGACCTATGCGCGCGCCCGGCTCGGGAGAGCCCGTGCCTGGGTCCTGCTGTCGGCCCCACTCGTCGCCCTGGCCTGGATCGCGACCGATCTCGGCGTGAGCCTGCTGCCGAATCTGGTGTGA
- a CDS encoding Ig-like domain repeat protein produces the protein MKRNRVSAVTAGAALVVGSTLTLMSPAVAADVNPFDPTFVPNTTDDLVGVGSDTTQIVTHDIAVAYNAGRASGRIASFAADGAPATVTLRSGLAAITRPNGSGAGKKLLYAPDNNPHVSFARSSSTLNPAEITGGLKQAAFAVDGLQMAVSSSATNAPAELTIDQILRIYKGEVTNWSQVGGRPGAIRALIPQSGSGTLSFFTSQLTAANGGIPFTPVASSTQEHSDVDVKGDPNAIAPFSSARATITSTVDALGGWKATRAVYNVVRTADLASGTLGSTLTNVFGEDGWICGPDGRAVIERAGFEQLASTEDGGACGQFVTDPVSNLKTSDQADAVATTTTLAASAPGNRTVALRATVGTGGGAPAAGKVEFREGESVVGSAFTSGGVASLTLSGVSVGSHQYTATFVPTRANDFTPSESAPQQVVVKTPAAVTVTGVSAPYGKAKTVTVKATVNGAAATGSVRVAVGTGAARAYPLSRGTATVPVAAGTAAGALRVVASLPGSASVDPASRTFTLKIAKAKGSVTAKLVKAKVKASQRGVLRVTVKPAGVPVTGKVTVKAGSKVVGRGVVRNGKVTVKLAKLKKGTHRLVVSYGGDRNVTGAKARTLKVKVTR, from the coding sequence ATGAAGCGAAACCGTGTATCGGCCGTCACGGCCGGTGCGGCCCTCGTGGTCGGCTCGACGCTGACCCTCATGTCGCCCGCCGTCGCGGCCGACGTGAACCCCTTCGATCCGACCTTCGTCCCGAACACCACCGACGACCTCGTCGGTGTCGGATCGGACACCACCCAGATCGTCACGCACGACATCGCGGTCGCCTACAACGCGGGCCGTGCCTCGGGCCGGATCGCGTCGTTCGCGGCCGACGGGGCACCGGCCACCGTGACGCTGCGCAGCGGACTCGCCGCGATCACCCGTCCGAACGGCTCGGGCGCGGGCAAGAAGCTGCTCTACGCTCCCGACAACAACCCCCACGTCTCGTTCGCCCGGTCCTCGTCCACCCTCAACCCGGCCGAGATCACCGGCGGGCTCAAGCAGGCGGCCTTCGCCGTCGACGGTCTGCAGATGGCCGTCAGCTCGAGCGCCACGAACGCGCCCGCGGAGCTGACCATCGACCAGATCCTGCGGATCTACAAGGGCGAGGTCACGAACTGGAGCCAGGTCGGCGGCCGGCCGGGCGCCATCAGGGCGCTCATCCCGCAGTCGGGCTCCGGCACCCTGAGCTTCTTCACGTCGCAGCTGACCGCCGCGAACGGTGGCATCCCGTTCACCCCCGTCGCCAGCTCCACGCAGGAGCACAGCGACGTCGACGTGAAGGGCGACCCCAACGCGATCGCGCCGTTCTCCAGCGCCCGCGCCACGATCACCTCCACGGTCGACGCGCTCGGCGGCTGGAAGGCGACGCGCGCGGTCTACAACGTCGTGCGCACCGCGGACCTGGCGAGCGGGACCCTCGGGTCCACGCTCACGAACGTCTTCGGTGAGGACGGCTGGATCTGCGGGCCGGATGGTCGCGCCGTGATCGAGAGGGCCGGCTTCGAGCAGCTGGCCTCCACGGAGGACGGCGGCGCGTGCGGCCAGTTCGTCACCGATCCGGTCTCCAACCTCAAGACCTCCGACCAGGCCGACGCGGTCGCCACCACGACGACGCTCGCGGCCTCGGCACCGGGCAACCGCACCGTGGCCCTCCGGGCGACGGTCGGCACCGGTGGCGGCGCACCCGCGGCCGGCAAGGTCGAGTTCCGTGAGGGCGAGTCCGTCGTCGGGTCCGCCTTCACCTCGGGAGGCGTCGCCTCGCTCACGCTGTCCGGTGTCTCGGTCGGCTCGCACCAGTACACCGCGACGTTCGTGCCGACTCGGGCGAACGACTTCACCCCGTCCGAGTCCGCCCCGCAGCAGGTCGTCGTCAAGACCCCCGCCGCGGTGACGGTCACCGGTGTCTCGGCCCCGTACGGCAAGGCGAAGACGGTCACCGTCAAGGCGACGGTGAACGGCGCGGCCGCCACCGGCTCCGTGCGGGTCGCGGTCGGCACCGGCGCGGCCAGGGCCTACCCCCTGTCGCGCGGCACGGCGACGGTCCCGGTCGCGGCCGGGACGGCTGCGGGCGCCCTGCGCGTGGTCGCCTCGCTGCCCGGCTCGGCGTCCGTCGACCCGGCCAGCCGCACGTTCACGCTCAAGATCGCCAAGGCGAAGGGCAGCGTGACCGCCAAGCTCGTGAAGGCCAAGGTCAAGGCGTCGCAGCGCGGCGTGCTGCGCGTGACGGTCAAGCCCGCGGGCGTGCCGGTCACGGGCAAGGTCACCGTGAAGGCCGGCTCGAAGGTCGTCGGTCGCGGCGTCGTCAGGAACGGGAAGGTCACCGTCAAGCTGGCGAAGCTCAAGAAGGGCACGCACCGGCTGGTGGTGTCGTACGGAGGCGACCGGAACGTCACGGGCGCCAAGGCCAGGACCCTGAAGGTCAAGGTCACCCGCTGA
- a CDS encoding phosphate ABC transporter ATP-binding protein codes for MSVTTDTSIIPLVESETTVIPVVDGPTPAGLHAESVSAWFGRHHVLDRVSLDMPAGRVTALIGPSGCGKSTFLRTLNRMHELVDGAQFAGAVRLDGDDIYDPRRKLMDVRRSIGMVFQKPNPFPAMSIRDNVLAGLRLTGTRASRSTKDELVESCLRRGGLWNEVKDRLDAPGGGLSGGQQQRLCIARSLAIRPRVLLMDEPCSALDPTSTRVIEETMIELAREVTIVIVTHNMQQAARVSDQCAFFLAAQGTPGVIVEHGDTASMFASPQDQRTHDYVNGRFG; via the coding sequence ATGAGCGTCACCACCGACACGTCGATCATTCCCCTCGTGGAGTCAGAGACGACCGTCATCCCGGTCGTGGACGGGCCCACACCGGCCGGCCTCCACGCCGAGAGCGTCTCCGCCTGGTTCGGCCGCCACCACGTCCTCGACCGCGTGTCGCTCGACATGCCCGCGGGACGCGTCACCGCGCTGATCGGCCCGTCCGGCTGTGGCAAGTCCACCTTCCTGCGCACCCTCAATCGCATGCACGAGCTCGTCGACGGCGCCCAGTTCGCGGGCGCGGTCCGCCTCGACGGCGACGACATCTACGACCCGCGCCGCAAGCTCATGGACGTGCGCCGCAGCATCGGCATGGTGTTCCAGAAGCCCAACCCGTTCCCGGCCATGTCGATCCGCGACAACGTGCTGGCCGGCCTGCGGCTCACCGGCACCCGCGCCAGCAGGTCCACCAAGGACGAGCTCGTCGAGTCCTGCCTGCGCCGCGGCGGGCTCTGGAACGAGGTCAAGGACCGCCTCGACGCGCCGGGCGGTGGTCTCTCCGGCGGTCAGCAGCAGCGCCTGTGCATCGCGCGCTCACTCGCGATCCGGCCGCGGGTCCTATTGATGGACGAGCCCTGCTCCGCCCTGGACCCCACCTCGACGCGAGTCATCGAGGAGACGATGATCGAGCTGGCGCGCGAGGTGACGATCGTCATCGTCACGCACAACATGCAGCAGGCCGCACGCGTCTCGGACCAGTGCGCGTTCTTCCTCGCGGCGCAGGGGACACCCGGCGTGATCGTGGAGCACGGCGACACCGCCTCGATGTTCGCCTCGCCCCAGGACCAGCGGACGCACGACTACGTCAACGGCCGCTTCGGATGA
- a CDS encoding lytic murein transglycosylase — translation MQELSIGAGSALPPSVDATAQSGVDPTWVRRNADRTGIPAVAVGAYADAALALGTEQPACRLGWTTLAGIATVESDHGRHAGGTLDAQGRTTVPVIGPALDGSPGLAAIPADAASTARHGDPVWDHAVGPFQFIGSTWERWRADGDGDGVEDPHDLDDAALAAARYLCAAGQDLSTGQGWSRAIHSYNHSDEYVLAVLAAAEAVAG, via the coding sequence GTGCAGGAGCTCTCGATCGGTGCCGGTTCCGCGCTGCCCCCGTCCGTCGACGCCACCGCCCAATCGGGCGTCGACCCCACCTGGGTCCGCCGGAACGCGGACCGCACGGGCATCCCCGCGGTCGCCGTGGGCGCGTACGCCGACGCCGCCCTCGCTCTGGGCACCGAGCAGCCGGCGTGCCGCCTGGGATGGACCACCCTGGCCGGCATCGCCACGGTCGAGTCTGACCACGGGCGACACGCTGGCGGAACCCTCGACGCGCAGGGCCGCACCACCGTGCCGGTGATCGGACCCGCGCTCGACGGATCACCGGGCCTGGCGGCGATACCGGCAGACGCGGCCTCGACGGCCCGCCACGGCGACCCCGTTTGGGACCACGCGGTCGGGCCGTTCCAGTTCATCGGGTCCACGTGGGAGCGCTGGCGGGCCGACGGCGACGGCGACGGGGTCGAGGACCCGCACGACCTGGACGACGCCGCACTCGCGGCGGCGCGCTACCTGTGCGCCGCGGGCCAGGACCTGAGCACGGGCCAGGGCTGGAGCCGGGCCATCCACTCGTACAACCACTCCGACGAGTACGTCCTCGCCGTCCTCGCGGCGGCCGAGGCCGTGGCCGGCTGA